A genomic region of Kribbella sp. NBC_00382 contains the following coding sequences:
- a CDS encoding Nramp family divalent metal transporter — protein sequence MYAPAPLRRQLNRSGLLLLGPAFVAAVAYVDPGNFATNIAAGATYGYLLCWVVVGANLMAVLVQYLAAKASIATGLTLPQLCREHFKRSTSTGLWAQAELVAVATDLAEVVGGAIALNLLFGIPLLLGGAITGAVSFALLIYQSKRGQRPFEAAIVGLLAVVLVGFVVSTFQSHPSASGVVGGLVPRLDGTQSIVLAAGMLGATVMPHAIWLHGALVTDRHWKSIRSAKGKQRVLRATRMDVAVAMALAGAVNLAMVVLAAAALKGTGADSLDAAHAAIGDRLGHTAALLFALALLASGFASSSVGTYAGSVILEGFWKRHVPLATRRLITLAPALIILAIGIDPSRALVVSQVVLSFGIPCALWPLVRLTASRRVMGDLVNRLPTTLLACLVATAVTALNVVLIVLTLRG from the coding sequence ATGTACGCACCGGCTCCGCTGAGACGACAACTGAACCGTTCGGGTCTGTTGTTGCTCGGTCCCGCCTTCGTGGCGGCGGTCGCGTACGTCGATCCGGGCAACTTCGCCACCAACATCGCCGCGGGCGCGACGTACGGGTATCTGCTCTGCTGGGTCGTGGTCGGCGCCAACCTGATGGCCGTGCTGGTCCAGTACCTCGCGGCCAAGGCGAGCATCGCGACCGGGCTGACGTTGCCGCAGCTGTGCCGGGAGCACTTCAAGCGGTCCACCTCGACCGGGTTGTGGGCGCAGGCCGAGCTTGTCGCGGTCGCGACCGACCTGGCCGAGGTGGTGGGTGGGGCGATCGCGCTCAACCTGCTGTTCGGGATTCCGTTGCTGCTCGGTGGTGCGATCACCGGCGCGGTCTCGTTCGCCTTGCTGATCTACCAGTCGAAGCGCGGGCAGCGGCCGTTCGAGGCGGCGATCGTCGGGTTGCTGGCGGTGGTACTGGTCGGGTTCGTGGTGTCGACGTTCCAGTCGCATCCGTCCGCGTCGGGCGTGGTGGGCGGCCTGGTACCGCGCCTGGACGGCACCCAATCGATCGTGCTGGCCGCCGGAATGCTCGGCGCGACGGTGATGCCGCACGCGATTTGGTTGCACGGGGCCCTCGTCACGGACCGGCACTGGAAGTCGATCCGGTCTGCGAAGGGCAAGCAACGGGTGCTGCGCGCGACCCGGATGGACGTCGCGGTCGCGATGGCGCTGGCCGGTGCGGTCAACCTGGCGATGGTCGTGCTCGCGGCCGCCGCGCTGAAGGGCACCGGCGCCGACTCGCTCGACGCCGCGCACGCCGCGATCGGCGATCGGCTCGGTCATACGGCGGCATTGTTGTTCGCGCTCGCGCTGCTGGCGTCGGGCTTCGCGTCGTCCTCGGTCGGTACGTACGCCGGGTCGGTGATTCTCGAGGGGTTCTGGAAGCGTCACGTGCCGCTGGCGACGCGGCGACTCATCACGCTGGCTCCGGCGCTGATCATCCTGGCGATCGGGATCGACCCCAGTCGCGCGCTGGTCGTCTCGCAGGTCGTGCTGAGCTTCGGCATCCCGTGCGCGCTGTGGCCTTTGGTACGGCTCACAGCTTCCCGGCGCGTCATGGGTGACCTTGTCAACCGGTTGCCGACTACTCTCCTGGCATGCCTGGTAGCAACCGCCGTCACGGCCCTCAACGTCGTACTGATCGTGCTGACGCTGCGGGGGTGA
- a CDS encoding metallophosphoesterase: protein MTASYAVSDIHGHPDKLAAALQEAGLIDAEGSWSDQDVRLWFLGDFFDRGPDGVGVLALVRRLVAQAEAGQGEVRVLLGNHEILALGMRKFGDTFVPHEGITSRSFERSWALNGGQDRDQELLTDDDVAWLLDRPMLGLDADHLLMHSDTEEYLAWGDSIDEINANVRTELHSDEITIWWEIWRRMTSRYAFRGEAGPVIAAELLERLGGRRIVHGHSIVADQLGIDPAYLTGPLLYADGLALGIDGGTFDGGPCLVVKLLPV from the coding sequence GTGACCGCGAGCTATGCGGTCAGCGACATTCACGGTCACCCGGACAAGCTCGCCGCGGCGCTGCAGGAGGCCGGGCTGATCGACGCCGAGGGCAGCTGGTCGGACCAGGACGTCCGGCTGTGGTTCCTGGGCGACTTCTTCGACCGTGGGCCGGACGGCGTCGGCGTACTCGCGCTGGTCCGCCGGCTGGTGGCGCAGGCCGAGGCCGGTCAGGGCGAGGTCCGGGTGCTGCTCGGCAACCACGAGATCCTCGCGCTCGGGATGCGCAAGTTCGGTGACACGTTCGTACCGCACGAGGGCATCACGTCACGCAGCTTCGAGCGCAGCTGGGCGCTGAACGGCGGCCAGGACCGCGACCAGGAGCTGCTCACCGACGACGACGTCGCCTGGTTGCTGGACCGGCCGATGCTTGGACTGGACGCCGACCACCTGCTGATGCACTCCGACACCGAGGAGTACCTCGCCTGGGGTGACTCCATCGACGAGATCAACGCCAACGTCCGGACCGAGCTGCACAGCGACGAGATCACCATCTGGTGGGAGATCTGGCGCCGGATGACGTCGCGGTACGCGTTCCGCGGCGAGGCCGGCCCAGTGATCGCGGCCGAGCTGCTCGAACGGCTCGGCGGCCGCAGGATCGTGCACGGCCACAGCATCGTGGCCGACCAGCTCGGCATCGACCCGGCGTACCTGACCGGGCCGCTGCTGTACGCCGACGGCCTGGCGCTCGGCATCGACGGCGGCACCTTCGACGGCGGGCCCTGCCTGGTCGTCAAACTGCTGCCGGTCTGA
- a CDS encoding DUF427 domain-containing protein codes for MSDKPVKIPGPDHPITVGKNPDRVVVKIDGRVIADSRDALSLQEANYPAAQYIPRKDVDMTLLQRTDNETYCPYKGDANYFSIVPGGEQTVNAVWTYEHPYDAVADIRDHVAFYPDRVSIEIIAD; via the coding sequence ATGTCTGACAAGCCGGTCAAGATTCCGGGTCCGGACCACCCGATCACGGTCGGGAAGAACCCGGACCGAGTGGTCGTCAAGATCGACGGCCGGGTGATCGCGGACAGCCGTGACGCGCTGTCGCTGCAGGAGGCCAACTACCCGGCCGCGCAGTACATCCCGCGCAAGGACGTCGACATGACGCTGTTGCAGCGGACCGACAACGAGACGTACTGCCCCTACAAGGGCGACGCCAACTACTTCAGCATCGTCCCCGGCGGCGAGCAGACCGTGAACGCCGTCTGGACCTACGAGCACCCGTACGACGCGGTGGCGGACATCCGCGACCACGTCGCCTTCTACCCGGACCGCGTCTCGATCGAGATCATCGCGGACTAA
- a CDS encoding alpha/beta fold hydrolase yields MDTTRSADGTTIAYDRFGSGTPVILVNGALSTRSGMQPYAEALAQDFTVITYDRRGRGDSTDTSPYSVAREIQDLQALIAAVGGSAAVYGHSSGAALVAMAASSLPITRIVLHEPPYGPDDEESLQQSDEDGAVVLRLLAEGRRVEAVAAFLTMAGMPPEAAAEYAKTYGMAEVAHTLAYDFAVMDHASKGGVVPVSLLEGLQQPTLVIAGSASPPFMMEAARAVAKTVPNGRLVELDGQHHVVPAEILAPVLAEFLSPR; encoded by the coding sequence ATGGACACCACACGCTCAGCAGACGGCACCACGATCGCCTACGACCGCTTCGGCTCCGGTACGCCGGTCATCCTGGTCAACGGAGCGCTCTCCACCCGCAGCGGCATGCAACCGTATGCCGAAGCCCTCGCCCAGGACTTCACCGTCATCACGTACGACCGCCGAGGCCGCGGCGACAGCACCGACACCAGCCCGTACTCCGTCGCGCGCGAGATCCAGGACCTCCAAGCGCTCATAGCCGCGGTCGGCGGCAGCGCAGCCGTCTACGGGCACTCCTCGGGCGCGGCGCTCGTCGCGATGGCAGCCAGCAGCCTCCCGATCACCCGGATCGTGTTGCACGAGCCGCCGTACGGACCGGACGACGAGGAGTCGCTGCAACAGTCCGACGAGGACGGCGCCGTCGTACTACGCCTCCTTGCCGAAGGCCGCCGGGTCGAGGCCGTCGCAGCCTTCCTCACCATGGCGGGCATGCCGCCGGAAGCGGCCGCGGAGTACGCGAAGACGTACGGGATGGCCGAGGTCGCGCACACGCTCGCCTACGACTTCGCCGTCATGGACCACGCGTCGAAGGGCGGAGTCGTACCGGTCAGCCTGCTCGAAGGACTCCAGCAGCCCACGCTGGTGATCGCCGGGTCGGCGAGTCCGCCGTTCATGATGGAGGCGGCGCGGGCCGTCGCCAAGACTGTGCCGAACGGGAGACTCGTCGAGCTCGACGGGCAGCATCATGTAGTACCGGCGGAAATTCTTGCGCCGGTACTAGCTGAGTTCCTTAGTCCGCGATGA
- a CDS encoding GNAT family N-acetyltransferase — protein sequence MTYLSRVDEYLHAVPLSGAEALDVGPFTLFRSTTIWPYYARPVPGSGATVTAADLSELRARCEELKLPLSLEWVVETCPSLGPAAAEAGLEVHEYPLLVLERADFKPATTALDCQILPASPDVLRQARAVADTAFGTPGTAIAEGGPAERDATAAAIADDKLAALVERAKAGYSITAGASGDQGIVASGVHQPVGDTTEIVGVATLPAMRRQGLGAAVTSCLVEHAFANGVDLVLLSAEDDAVAAVYERVGFRRIGHAGAAEPAE from the coding sequence ATGACTTACCTCTCGAGAGTCGACGAGTACCTGCACGCGGTTCCGTTGTCCGGTGCTGAGGCGCTGGACGTGGGGCCGTTCACCTTGTTCCGGTCGACCACGATCTGGCCGTACTACGCCCGCCCGGTACCGGGGTCAGGTGCGACGGTGACCGCCGCCGACCTCTCAGAGCTCCGGGCTCGATGCGAGGAACTCAAGCTGCCACTGAGCCTGGAGTGGGTCGTCGAGACCTGCCCCTCGCTCGGGCCGGCCGCTGCCGAGGCTGGGCTGGAGGTGCACGAGTACCCGCTGCTCGTGCTCGAGCGGGCCGACTTCAAGCCCGCCACCACGGCTCTCGACTGCCAGATCCTCCCCGCCTCCCCCGACGTACTGCGCCAAGCCCGCGCAGTCGCCGACACGGCCTTCGGAACCCCCGGTACTGCGATCGCCGAAGGCGGCCCCGCGGAGCGTGACGCGACCGCCGCCGCCATCGCCGACGACAAGCTCGCAGCCCTGGTCGAACGGGCCAAGGCAGGCTACTCGATCACCGCCGGTGCCTCCGGCGACCAAGGCATCGTCGCCAGTGGCGTCCACCAACCCGTCGGCGACACCACCGAAATCGTCGGCGTGGCCACTCTGCCGGCCATGCGCCGCCAGGGTCTGGGCGCCGCGGTCACCAGCTGCCTGGTCGAGCACGCCTTCGCCAACGGGGTCGATCTCGTCCTGCTCTCCGCCGAGGACGACGCGGTCGCCGCGGTCTACGAGCGCGTCGGCTTCCGCCGGATCGGCCACGCCGGTGCCGCCGAACCCGCTGAATAA
- a CDS encoding helicase C-terminal domain-containing protein: MSNTERTRPRTLAEALRGWDDLALGQLLRHRPDLATPIPADTGQLAARATTNASAARAINRLDEFSVDLLEALSALTEPVDVEALAKGVDQPIEVVQPRVTELLALALVWGTEDDLRPIRAVHELLGPTPAGLGPLTTRHFGDLDQLIEDAGPEAREVLDKLTWGPPTGTVEKAERPVTIASARSPIEQLLARGLVVPKDATTVVLPRQIGLHLRGGRVLASTRPTPPPLDGKPVSNAIADRAAAGAALDLVRQVDRTLEQLGTEPPPVLRTGGIGVRELRTLATKIGAEEQAAGAVLEIAYSAGLVAAVEVGNSEMWLPTGAYDDWLELDTAHRWAVLVHAWFTGLRAIGLIGRRDSGGATAAARERLVNALAPDLERLLAPEIRQLTLQALSQAAEGIAPAIESVVTWVAWHRPRRGGQFRDDLVEWTITEAALLGLTGLGTLASHSAVLLKDEPTTDELAAAIQPLVPEPVSEVLLQADLTAVAPGPLVREVQDELAAMADMESHGGGGVYRFSESSIRRAFDLGKTSDQLHKWLAEHSRTPVPQPLTYLIDDVARRHGVLRIGAASTYLRCDDENVLTGLLSANLPGIRFRRLAPTVVVSPSPPDLVLARLRDAGLAPLGETFDGVVHVTTAGHRRGEPPRRRTSRDFADNTIDLGEDQIKAVIEKVRSGDRVAAERPAEHTSGDTTAPAETISVLSEAAEAHTRTWISYVDHNGTPAERIVEPVRVADGWLTAYDEDADQPRTYALHRIATARPVDK; encoded by the coding sequence ATGAGCAATACCGAGCGGACCCGCCCCCGTACCCTCGCCGAGGCACTGCGCGGCTGGGACGACCTTGCCCTCGGGCAGTTGCTCCGGCACCGGCCTGACCTGGCGACACCGATTCCGGCCGACACGGGCCAGCTGGCCGCCCGTGCCACCACCAACGCCTCCGCGGCTCGCGCGATCAACAGGCTCGACGAGTTCAGCGTCGACCTGCTGGAGGCGCTGTCCGCTCTCACCGAGCCGGTAGACGTCGAGGCACTGGCCAAGGGCGTCGACCAGCCCATCGAGGTGGTTCAGCCGCGGGTGACCGAGTTGCTGGCGCTCGCGCTGGTCTGGGGTACCGAGGACGACCTGCGTCCGATCAGGGCCGTGCACGAGCTCCTCGGGCCGACACCTGCCGGGCTCGGGCCGCTCACGACCCGGCACTTCGGCGATCTCGACCAGCTGATCGAGGACGCCGGCCCGGAAGCGCGTGAGGTGCTCGACAAGCTCACCTGGGGTCCGCCCACCGGTACGGTCGAGAAGGCCGAGCGCCCGGTGACGATCGCCTCTGCCCGCTCCCCGATCGAGCAGTTGCTCGCGCGCGGCCTCGTAGTACCGAAGGACGCGACTACTGTCGTGCTGCCCCGGCAGATCGGCCTGCACCTGCGTGGTGGCCGCGTGCTGGCCTCCACCCGACCCACGCCTCCCCCGCTCGACGGCAAGCCGGTATCGAACGCTATAGCCGACCGTGCCGCCGCCGGAGCCGCACTGGACCTCGTACGCCAGGTGGACCGCACGCTAGAGCAGCTAGGCACAGAGCCACCGCCCGTACTACGCACCGGCGGCATCGGCGTGCGCGAACTCCGTACCCTCGCCACCAAGATCGGTGCCGAAGAGCAGGCCGCCGGAGCCGTCCTCGAGATCGCGTACTCCGCTGGGCTGGTCGCAGCCGTCGAGGTCGGCAACAGCGAGATGTGGTTGCCCACTGGCGCGTACGACGACTGGCTGGAGCTCGACACCGCCCACCGCTGGGCAGTACTGGTCCACGCCTGGTTCACCGGGCTGCGGGCGATCGGACTCATCGGTCGACGGGACAGCGGCGGCGCGACTGCTGCTGCACGCGAGCGACTCGTGAACGCACTGGCACCCGACCTGGAGCGCCTGCTGGCTCCTGAGATCCGGCAGCTCACACTGCAGGCGCTGTCTCAGGCTGCGGAAGGTATTGCGCCGGCCATCGAGTCCGTCGTCACCTGGGTCGCTTGGCACCGGCCGCGGCGTGGTGGGCAGTTCCGCGATGACCTGGTCGAGTGGACCATCACCGAGGCGGCACTGCTCGGGCTGACCGGGCTCGGCACGCTTGCGTCGCACTCTGCCGTGCTGCTGAAGGATGAGCCGACTACTGATGAGCTGGCGGCTGCTATCCAGCCGCTGGTGCCGGAGCCGGTCTCTGAGGTGCTGCTGCAGGCTGATCTGACTGCTGTCGCGCCTGGGCCGCTCGTGCGCGAAGTACAGGACGAATTGGCTGCCATGGCTGACATGGAGTCGCATGGCGGCGGTGGGGTGTATCGCTTCAGCGAGAGCTCGATACGGCGGGCCTTCGACCTCGGGAAGACCAGTGATCAGCTGCACAAGTGGTTGGCGGAGCACTCGCGGACTCCTGTTCCGCAGCCGTTGACCTATTTGATCGATGACGTTGCACGGCGGCATGGCGTACTGCGGATCGGCGCGGCCTCGACGTACCTGCGGTGTGATGACGAGAACGTGCTGACTGGACTGCTGAGCGCCAACTTGCCGGGCATTCGCTTCCGGCGGCTTGCGCCGACTGTGGTGGTGTCGCCGTCGCCGCCTGACCTGGTGTTGGCTCGGCTGCGCGATGCGGGGCTTGCTCCGCTTGGTGAGACGTTTGATGGGGTTGTGCATGTGACCACGGCTGGGCATCGTCGGGGTGAGCCACCACGTCGGCGTACGAGCCGGGACTTTGCCGACAACACGATCGACCTTGGCGAGGACCAGATCAAGGCGGTCATCGAGAAGGTCCGCTCGGGTGATCGGGTCGCGGCCGAGCGTCCGGCGGAGCACACGTCGGGGGACACGACCGCTCCCGCCGAGACGATCAGCGTGCTCAGCGAGGCGGCCGAGGCGCATACGCGCACGTGGATCTCATACGTCGACCACAACGGGACGCCGGCTGAGCGCATCGTCGAGCCGGTGCGGGTCGCGGACGGCTGGCTCACGGCGTACGACGAAGACGCGGATCAGCCACGAACGTACGCGCTGCACCGGATCGCGACAGCCCGGCCGGTCGACAAGTAG
- the pepN gene encoding aminopeptidase N — translation MAVLSLTRAEAEERARLLTIERYDVAVDLTDLATGTRVVTRSTIAFTCHEPGASTFADCVAEIESATLNGVALPAATDGRILLTDLAEENLLDVVTVVADSAAAEGLRKTVDPADGRVYFWTDFAPDLTRYVWACFDQPDLKAPYAFTVTAPADWLVLSNAGDPEIEPVDGGRRWTFPPTPPLSTYNLVINAGPYYELRREGAGHDLGLFARQSLAPILDRDADELFTLTTQGHEFFAKVFGMPFPQRKYDQVFAPEYAGAMENYGCITWMDWFLRRSTPTRAEWDLFSRYLLHELAHMWFGNIVTMRWWDDLWLNEAFAEFASNWAAVSATSYSDAWAAHLAGEKLKAYLVDQGPTTHPIRQPVHDVAEGAATFDAITYPKGASVLQQLMTYVGEDPFSRGLTKYFAKHAWSNATLEDLIAAIAGETDRDLQRWSAAWLDEAGTDRLTLEHDEAGWTLVAEGPNGEPRPQVLAVGAYQRGVAALERVALVDVDVTGPRTRIELPDGADFYLVNDGDLTFASTRPDPKTRDSFFGDAAGLPTPLSRAVAVATAWDMLITGEATTAEVVRCLVGVLAVETSESLIEPHLNRAVDAALLWSPELSRDELAAEVAASCRALADGGRVRKVALRGFAKAVADLDGVAWLQREAGDDLDLQWRALIRKAQLGADTSAEVQALRARDQDPEAWVSELTVRAAVPDAAEKEAVWQRLVNEQDVPIGSVHQVTAAFWSPGQDELLKPFTARFLKLVPEFSKWGVMPATTYTRTLIPLFGVDADFAEKIQVLAADAEPVVRANLLERTDLLTRMLRARG, via the coding sequence ATGGCCGTTCTGAGTCTCACGCGCGCCGAAGCCGAGGAACGCGCCCGGCTACTGACCATCGAGCGGTACGACGTCGCCGTCGACCTCACCGACCTGGCGACCGGCACCCGCGTCGTGACCCGGTCGACCATCGCGTTCACCTGCCATGAGCCGGGTGCGTCGACGTTCGCCGACTGCGTCGCGGAGATCGAGAGTGCCACCCTCAACGGTGTAGCGCTGCCGGCCGCCACTGACGGCCGGATCCTGCTGACGGATCTCGCGGAGGAGAACCTGCTCGACGTGGTGACCGTGGTTGCCGACAGCGCCGCGGCCGAGGGTCTCCGCAAGACTGTCGACCCCGCGGACGGCCGCGTCTACTTCTGGACCGACTTCGCGCCGGACCTCACCCGGTACGTGTGGGCCTGTTTCGACCAGCCCGACCTCAAGGCCCCGTACGCCTTCACGGTCACCGCGCCGGCCGACTGGCTCGTCCTGAGCAACGCCGGCGACCCTGAGATCGAGCCGGTCGACGGCGGGCGCCGCTGGACCTTCCCGCCGACCCCGCCACTGTCGACGTACAACCTGGTGATCAACGCCGGCCCGTACTACGAGTTGCGTCGCGAAGGCGCCGGCCATGACCTCGGGCTGTTCGCGCGGCAGTCGCTCGCGCCGATCCTGGACCGTGACGCCGACGAGCTCTTCACCCTCACTACCCAGGGGCACGAGTTCTTCGCCAAGGTCTTCGGGATGCCGTTCCCGCAGCGTAAGTACGACCAAGTCTTCGCTCCGGAGTATGCCGGTGCGATGGAGAACTACGGCTGCATCACCTGGATGGACTGGTTCCTGCGCCGCAGTACGCCGACGCGCGCGGAGTGGGACCTCTTCTCGCGGTACCTGCTGCATGAGCTGGCGCACATGTGGTTCGGCAACATCGTCACGATGCGCTGGTGGGACGATCTGTGGCTCAACGAGGCGTTCGCCGAGTTCGCGAGCAACTGGGCCGCGGTCAGTGCCACCTCGTACTCCGATGCGTGGGCCGCCCACCTGGCCGGTGAGAAACTCAAGGCCTACCTGGTCGACCAGGGTCCGACCACCCACCCGATCCGTCAGCCCGTCCACGACGTAGCCGAAGGCGCCGCCACCTTCGACGCCATCACCTACCCCAAAGGCGCCTCGGTCCTCCAACAGCTGATGACGTACGTCGGCGAGGACCCCTTCTCCCGAGGCCTGACCAAGTACTTCGCCAAGCACGCCTGGTCCAACGCCACCCTGGAAGACCTGATCGCCGCCATAGCCGGCGAGACAGACCGCGACCTACAGCGCTGGAGCGCAGCCTGGCTAGACGAGGCTGGCACCGACCGCCTCACGCTGGAGCACGACGAGGCCGGCTGGACATTGGTTGCCGAAGGCCCCAACGGCGAGCCCCGCCCACAGGTCCTAGCCGTAGGCGCCTACCAGCGCGGGGTGGCCGCGCTGGAGCGCGTGGCGCTCGTCGATGTCGACGTGACTGGACCGCGGACTCGGATTGAGTTGCCTGACGGGGCTGACTTCTACCTGGTCAACGATGGTGATCTGACGTTCGCGTCGACGCGGCCCGACCCGAAGACCCGGGACAGCTTCTTTGGGGATGCTGCTGGGTTGCCTACTCCGTTGTCGCGGGCGGTCGCGGTTGCTACTGCTTGGGACATGTTGATTACGGGGGAGGCGACTACGGCCGAGGTGGTGCGGTGTTTGGTCGGAGTACTGGCTGTGGAGACTTCTGAGTCGCTGATCGAGCCGCATCTCAATCGGGCGGTCGACGCAGCGTTGCTCTGGAGTCCGGAGCTGAGCCGGGACGAGCTGGCTGCTGAGGTGGCTGCTAGTTGTCGTGCGCTTGCTGATGGTGGGCGTGTGCGCAAGGTTGCGCTGCGTGGGTTCGCCAAGGCTGTCGCCGATCTGGACGGCGTTGCGTGGCTTCAGCGCGAGGCCGGTGATGACCTCGATCTGCAGTGGCGAGCGCTGATTCGCAAGGCTCAGCTTGGGGCCGACACCAGCGCCGAGGTGCAGGCTTTACGAGCCAGAGACCAAGATCCGGAAGCCTGGGTCAGCGAGCTCACCGTCCGCGCCGCAGTGCCCGACGCCGCCGAGAAGGAGGCGGTTTGGCAGCGGCTGGTGAACGAGCAGGATGTTCCGATCGGCTCGGTCCACCAAGTGACGGCGGCCTTCTGGAGCCCGGGTCAGGACGAGCTGCTGAAGCCGTTCACTGCAAGGTTCCTGAAGCTCGTCCCCGAGTTCAGCAAGTGGGGCGTGATGCCCGCGACCACCTACACCCGGACCCTCATCCCACTCTTCGGGGTCGACGCCGACTTCGCCGAGAAGATCCAGGTGCTCGCCGCGGACGCCGAGCCGGTAGTCCGCGCCAACCTGCTGGAGAGGACCGACCTACTGACCCGCATGCTCCGAGCCCGAGGCTGA
- a CDS encoding carbonic anhydrase family protein: MPQSPINIHSIHAVSSPGLPALRVHYPSVLDLSLRYEGSGRTVLAPIPAGAAWVMLGAVRYDLVNFHFHTFSEHRLDGRQFPLEQHFVHSGPSGEALVVGLFLTPGGKGGAMQDQVLATVPDEGGPDVYIPQTALATALPDDLSTFRYEGSLTTPPYSEPVSWLILKSHRSIHAASLHNLRLRFPAGDSRMMQPLNGRTVCYRDQST, translated from the coding sequence GTGCCGCAGAGCCCGATCAATATCCACAGCATCCATGCGGTGAGCAGCCCGGGCCTTCCCGCGCTGCGGGTCCACTACCCGTCCGTGCTCGACCTGTCACTCCGGTACGAAGGCAGCGGCCGGACAGTACTCGCCCCGATCCCGGCAGGCGCTGCCTGGGTGATGCTCGGTGCGGTGCGGTACGACCTGGTCAACTTCCACTTCCACACCTTCTCCGAGCACCGGCTGGACGGCCGGCAGTTCCCGTTGGAGCAGCACTTCGTGCACAGCGGGCCAAGCGGGGAGGCGCTCGTCGTCGGGCTGTTCCTCACGCCGGGAGGGAAGGGTGGGGCCATGCAGGACCAGGTGCTCGCCACGGTGCCGGACGAGGGTGGGCCGGACGTGTACATCCCACAGACCGCCCTGGCGACCGCGCTGCCGGATGACCTGTCGACCTTCCGGTACGAGGGGTCCCTGACCACCCCGCCGTACAGCGAGCCGGTGTCCTGGCTGATCCTCAAGAGTCACCGCTCCATCCATGCGGCGTCGCTGCACAACCTCCGGCTCCGCTTCCCGGCCGGCGACAGCCGGATGATGCAGCCACTGAACGGCCGGACGGTCTGCTACCGCGACCAGAGCACCTGA